CTCCGGCGAGGGATGGCAAGCTGGAGTAATTGCAGAGGAGCAGTGTGGTGGTGTGGAGCTGGGGCTAGCCTCGGTTGGGGCGGAGTAGTGGTGAGGTGGCGGATCAACGGAGAGCagaagctcgccggagatgaTGGGGAAGGAGCGGCGGTGTGAGTCGCCTGGGAAGAAGTCCGGTCGGTGCTTTTTATAGCCCAGAGAGGAGAGGATGAGCAAGAAAGGCGGTCCACGGATGAGTTCGGCCGGAGAGAAGGTGAAATCGGCAACGGCGGCGTGTTCCCGTGGGCGGCCGGCGATGTGGCGAGCAGGGGAGGTGCTCGGGCGGCATGGCGCGAGGCATTGGCGCCAGCAAAGGCGGTTCGCGGTGGCGGCAGTGCTCTAGGCACCACGCGTGGGTGTTGAGGTGGCCCGCGGAGGCAGTTCCAGCGGCAACGCAGTGGAATCGGGCTCGCCGGCAGTTTGGATCGGGCGGCGGGGcaggtggcgtggcgtggcaagCTTGCGCGAGGCCAGCAGAGGGGAGGAGTGGGGCCAAGAGAAGGCTGCTGGTGGCGAGTGGCCGGCCAGGGCGGCGAGGGGCAGCCGGCGGGCGGGGCATTCCGCGGCGGCAGTGGCCTGCCCGGTTTCCAAGCAGGCGGGAGGTGGAAGAAGAGTTGGTAGGGACTGATTTGCAAAAATAGAAAAGTTCAGGGGCTTAAGAGTAAAGTAAAATTTGCCGCTGAActggggctcaaatgaaaaggtttccaaaatgaaagttgttcagtttttcaagatctacaacttttatgttgtgcaaaatttcactagatcaaaggattttgaaatatttttaaaagTTCAGAAGAACTctattttataaaagaaaagtaCTTTTTGGTAGCAAATTACAACAAATTCAGGACTTATttgcaataaagctgccaagTATTGATTACTAGCacatttgcaagaaagcccttcacaaaGTTGAATTTGCTCCCTAAATTAAAAACTTTTATAAAAAGGGACTTGTAATTTtccataattacaaaaatacccttaATTTTGCACTGAAAATTTTTAATTATCAAACAAGGAGAAACACAAAATTCACACATTACCCTATGTTCTAATATGatagacacctgaggtgtcacaggtGTAATTTTGCCAATTTGCATATGTTGGATTCCAAACTATCCCccaaaaattctaaatttttgtAATCCATAGAAATATTTTGTAAATTTTGATAATTTTGACCATTTGAGAACTATGTATTGTTCTTTTTGCCACTGAATTTGTCAATTATTTGCATTTTTTGGTCCTTTATTTGTGGTTGTTGATTTTTGATTTGGTGGTTATGAAATCCGGGTGATAAGTCTTATGTTTCACTCAAATTTTTGTTTCATTATAATTGGGTGAAATAAATGATCAAATCACCTAAGTGATGGAGTCTCGTGAATCACTGGAGCTATATACCTTTTTCATTTCTGTTCCTTCAGGTTGTAGTCTCGCAGTACCCTTTACTTTCCTATCTTGAGCTTAGTGTCTTTGTCAAAGCTGGTAACCCCAGCAAACTTTGTATCGACTTGTTTTATGGCTTTCAATAAAAGCAGGCTATGTTCTGGTCCAAAAAAACAAATTGGGCGCAATTATTCTAACAGGTCACCGTACACTTTTCTCCAATGTATTTCTAGGTTtatattttgaattcaaatggaactTGCTACGTGGTAAATCGTGAACATTTTACTTCACTTTCTATGGCGTGAATGATCAATGGAGATCTAAATCGTACTAGGAATGGATGGCACACCGTATCGAGCGAGCTGTTCGTCCCCACCATCTAAACCTCAGGCCTCAAATCTGATCTCCATCTCATGGTTGTCAACCATGAGGAAGTGAGACCCTCTATCGATCACCTTCTTTCCATCCTCCCGCACCCTGCTGAAATGCTCGCAAGGACTGACATCAAACCTGAGGTTCGCCTTCTCCCCTGCCTTAAGATGTTGGCTCCTGAATCCGATCAACTGGCTCGATGGCCGGCCGGCTGTCGCGTTGGGCCACCGGAGGAACATGAGCACCGACTGCTTGCCGCCCATGGGGCCGTGGTTCTGCACCTCCACGGTTGCCGGAAACTTGAGCTGCTCGCAACCGTCGGTGCCAATGTTGTCGACATGGTAGCTCCTGCCATCTTCCTCTGCCATCGTCTCCCTTAGGCTGGTCAGGACGGCGGTGGAGAACGCCGGCGTGTTAGTCCGGGAGACTAGCTTGCGGGCGAAACTCGAGTAGCTGAGGCCGTAGCCGAACTTGTAGACGGTCTTGCCCTGGTAGAAGCGGTAGCTCCGGCCAGGGTATCCGGTGGCAGGGTCCGCGCGCATCCGCATGTCCGTCATGGGCACCTTGGTGAACTCCTCGGGGTACCACGTCACCGGTAGCCTCCCGCTAGGGTTGTGGTCTCCGAAGAGCACTCTGGCGATAGCGAGACCGCCGGCCTGGCCGGGGTACCCAGCCCACAGGATGGCGCCGATCTTGGGGTTGGACTGCGCGAACGTGATGTCCACCGGGCCGCCGGAGAGGAGCACCAGGATCACTGGTCGCTTTGcagcgtcggcgacggcggtgaTGAGGCTCTGCTGCATCCCCGGGAGCAGCAAGCTGGTCCGGTCCTTCCCTTCGCTCTCCTGCTGCTGGCTCAGCCCCATGAAGAGGAACACGTAGTCCGCGGAGCCCGCCAGCGCGGCGGCCTggtccgtggcggcggcgtcacAGGCCGCCGAGCTGCACCCGGCCAGGAACCTCAAGTTGCTCACGTAGCTCTGGAGCCCCTTGAGTGGCGTAGTGGACTCGCACGGCGGGCCGAAGTAGTTGGCGATGAGCGCCCGGCCATCATCGGCGTTGGGACCGATGGCGGCGGCAGACCCAACCGCAGACCGGTCGAGCGGGAGGAGACCGCCGTCGTTCTTGAGCAGCACGATTCCGTCCTGTGCCGCCTCGAGCGTGAGGCTCCTGTGCTCCGGCGTGCAGATGTCCgcggcgccgaggccgccgtACGCGTTGCTCCGGGGATCGCCGTCGAAGTGGCCCAGCCGCATCCGGACGGCGAAGAGGTTGGTGAGCGCCCTGTCGATGTCCTGCTCCGTCAGCTTGCCCTGCTGGATCGCGGCCGTGGCGTGCTGCTGGACGTACGCACCGCAGTCGATGTCCAGACCTGTTCGAGTTCGAAACAGAGGAACCGAACAGAGTGGTCAAGCAGAGGAGCTAACTGGGGACACGAGCAGTGGAGGCAAGAGGTCATCAACGACGACGGAGACTCACCGGCCTTGatcgcgacggcgacggcgtcctCCGGCGAGGCCGCGTAGCGCTGGGCGTCGCGCATGATGGCCACGGCGTCGCAGTCCGAGGCGACGTAGCCGTCGAGTCCCCAGTCGCCGCGGACGGTGCCCGTGAGAAGACCGGCGTCGGCGCAGGACGGGACGCCGTTGACGGCCGTATAGGCGCACATGACGCAGgtggcgccgccgtcgacgacaCAGCTCCGGAACGGCGGGTTGAAGGTGTCCTCGAGGTCCTGCGCCGTGACGCGGGCCACGAAGCTGTAGCGCTGCACGCCGCCCCAGTCCTCGAGGTCGTAGGCCGTGGCGTGCTTGCAGCACGCCGAGGTCTGCAGGAGCGAGGAGCCGTTCCCCTGGATGCCCCGGACGAAGGCGGCGGCGTAGCTGCTGGCGACGGCGGGGTCCTCGCCGGGGGTCTCCTGCCCCCGGCCCCACCGCGGGTCCCGGAAGATGTTCACATTCGGGGACCACATGGTGAGGCCCTCCGCCTGGGCGATGTTAAACAGCGCCCGGGCCTCCCGGCCGATCGCCTGCACgcgtgcgcgcacgtcagcAAGGACACAAGAGGCGACAAGAAGGTAAGACATGTTTGTACACACCACTTGGTCAGTGACCACAATCCACATGCTGAGAACTTTTCTGCAATTCCTTGTGCATTATTACCGCATTATTTGTTCAAAGGTACTGCAGTACGGTGCCCCAGTTTTCTTTTTGGGAACTACTACGGCACTAGTGTACTAGAGACTAGAGTTAACGAGTTGCCAAGACAAATATCACTCGCTGTATTCAGGAAAAAGCAGATCTCAGAAAGCAGCCGCAGACTGTCTGCTTACAATCTTGAGTAATTTTGCTCTTGGACACTCTACAATGTTGGTTTTTGCTGCAGGACACTACTCAATTTTTATCTTTGTTACTGGACACTCTTCAAGTATGCATATTTGCTACAAGACATTTTAGATAATATAATAGtcatttttaaaaaaagagggagaaaagtttcaaaatGACCAAATTACCCCTGACTTCTAACACTAACCTGTTCAATCCAGCATCGAACCCACCCCCCAAGCCCCCGTCCCACCGCCCGCAACGAACCAGGGGCCGccccccggccgccgctgccagcagaccgccggcctcctcctacAGAAGCCGACAGCTCCGACCGGCCCCAAGTCGCCCCCGACTGGTCCCTACACTCGCCTGGCGACCGGCCCCTGCACAAGTCGCCGCCGACTGGCCCCTGCAGGTGAGTTCCAAGGAAGGGACGGGGGTTCCATGTCACCCTGCCATCCACCCTACCCATCCGTGGTGCCCAGTGGGACGCAGCTGCAGCTGCGGGGCGACCGGGCGAGCGCGGCCGGCCCCGGCCGGGTGAAGCGCGTCGCGTCCAAAGGCGGCCGGCACTGGCTGGCCGGGGCATGCAGGGGCCagccaaagaaagaaaagagggaGGTGAGAGGAGGCGAGCTAAAGCGGGTGGCGCTTGGCCTACTGCGACCGAAACAAAAGGCGGCGCTTGACCTACTCCTGCTAATGGGGCGGGGTTTGACGGAttttttgggtgggttttaATACGGATACTATTGGATGGGTGGAAACGGATGACACTATAAAACGGattggggcgggttgggttgaCGACACAGACGGGTTGGGATGGGTTGGGGCGCTATGGTAGTAGATCGGTGCGTAAGTCGCATATCATCTTTTGTCGTGActtcgggttggggcgggttggggcattgggccgacggggtgggtcggggcAGGTGGTAGTTAGAGCTCTTGAAATATGGGTAGGGGCGGATTTGGGGCGGGTTCAACCCCATTAGCAGGCGTAGCTTGACCTCTTTGCTCCCCAGCGTCCGCCCGGCAAAGCGACCCCGGCGGCCGACGCGGCCGTGCCACCGGTCGTGTGGGTCGCAAAAAAATCCAGATAGTGGTGATGTGCTAGAATATTTTGGGACGTTTCTTGACTTTATCACGGCTGCCACTATGTATGGATATTGGCATGTTCGTCTGTTTATTGCCTTCGAACAATGCTTGTGAGCAAGCTAGCATTGCAAGGGTTATTTTGGTCACATTACTTATTTTCTCTATCCTCTCaaccaaaaaattattattatattatctAAGATGTTTTGTAGCAAATATGCATATTTGAAGAGACAAAATTGAGTAGTATCCTGCAGCAAAAACCAACATTGTAGAGTGTCTATAAGCAAAATTACCCTACAATCTTTCAACAAGAAAGAACTGTCTGCTTACCGGCGCTAATTTCAAGTATTTTCGTGATGTTCaatcttgagagcatgtgttTGGTTGGTTGAACACTagtctagccgtctaggagaAAAGAAATGGTGAAATGACCCCAAACAAGAACTGCTGAGAACCATGGAGGACAAATAAGGGCGACACATAGGGCCCTCGGATTGGAAAGCTCAATGAAGCTGTAGCACGGGTTGTCACGCCGTACCCACGGCGAATGATCCCAAAAACAGCAGCAGCCAGGAGTACAATCCAAACGACCGTGATCTAGAATTGTAGAGACTggcttttcaaaagaaaaaaaagaatcgtAAAGACTGAGACGAGCCTGCCACACGTGACGTCCCAGTCCCAGAACGAAAAAGCTCCACACTCCTTTCCACGCAAACATTCCTGCTGGGATCGACCGGCCCTTTCCGGCACGGGCTACGGCCAGGCATGCACCAACCCGCCCGTGTTCACGTGCTGGCTGGCCCCTTTTAACTCGATTCGTCAGGACTTGGGGGTTGGTTATTTCTCATTTGGCGCATGATAGTAAAGGTGCGTGTGCCGGTATGATGTTTGGTCCGGCTCCAACACTTCATAGTACCAAATTCTTTGGTGCTGTGCCGACTGCCGACCCGTGCCAAATTTACGACCTATCCTGCCGAATTTTGCGAATAAATCGGAGAACTTTCGGATTGAACCTCAGCACGCGCATACGGCGTACCCTTTGCCCGTTCCCGATCGTGTGTCACGGATCATGACATTGACATACACCAGCGAAAAAGCGCAAAagcgcgcggcgccggcgcgtgcATGCATGGGCGTCGATGGATCATGGGCGGACGCATGGGTCCGGTCCGGCCGGCGCTCCCAACCAACCGCCCGTGCCACCGGCGGGACCAACCGATGGCGCGGCACCGCACCCCGCGCGGCGCCTGGCATCGCGCACCCACCCCACCATGAGTGCCGGCGTGCGCGTGCGTGTGCCCATGCTGCCCCGTACGGCGTCGCGAGCGACGTGCGAAGACCGACGGACGGACGAAATGCTGGTGGTCACGTATGTACCTGGCCGATGCGGAACCAGAGGCCGTcgtcgaaggcggcggcggtgaggagcACCTGCGGGAAGCTGGTGGCGGTGCGGACGCCGCCGGGGGCGTTGAAGTGGAGCCCCTTGCCGGAGGTGGCCAGCCCGTGCAGCGCCTCGTTCCACCACTTGTACGCCGGGACGCCCAGCCGCGGCACGCCGGGGGCGACGTCGCCCAGCTGGGCCACCTTCTCCGCGGGGGTCAGCCGAGAGACCAggtccgccgcgcgcgccgcggggcCCAGCGCCGCGTCGCAGAACGCATAACCCTGGGCGGCCTCTGCCGACGACGCTCCGCACGAGAACGGCGGgtctgcggccgccgccgtcagtgCCATCGAGAGGaggagcgccgccaccatgCCACTACCGTCGATGCCTCGTCTCAGGCCGGAGGAGCTGGccatggcgcgcgcgcgggagcTGCCGATCATCACGAGGGGACAACCGGCCGCCGGGAGGTTGCGCCAGCCTTCTAAATAGCCGGCCCTGGCCAACTGGAGCCCGCCGCGTGTCTGCTCACAGGCGTTGCTTGTGGTGCACTGTACACAGGCAGTCTCGCTCTGCTACTCCCCTACTGGtagaggtggtggtggtagcgGCCATCAACAGGAATCGCCGGGCATGGCTGTGAAGGAGATGCTTCCCTTGCGCTTTCGGCCAGACTAGAGTTTCAACTTTAATGGAGATCGGCTATGGGTCATCGATGCGTGCAGGGCGACGTTTCCGTTCCACGGAGATATGCGTTTCGTGGCACCGGGTAATTAGGCTGCCCAATTAATTAGTGCTTCTGACGACCAACGCGTCGCTTCCAAATGGAAATGGTGTGTATAGTCTCTGACAGGGGATTTCCTAACCGGATTTGTTCCGCTTAAAGgggtgtttagtttccaaaaaagttTTCATGGtaccgtcacatcaaatcttcaaagacatgcatgaagcattaaatattattaaaaaataactaattacatagtttaactAATTaggacgagacgaatcttttaagtctaattaatccataattggatattatttgtcaaataacaatgaaacatgctacaataccaaaatccaaactttttcatcaactaaacaTACCCTAAATACCAATTATACGTGGCTGTTGTGCTGTTCTATTAAGCGTATATCACCAGATGACAAGTAGTAGATGATTTTCATTACTTCACCTTGTAGTACCTTACTCCAGGCGTAAAAAACTATAAATCCATCTAGTagctccgttccaaattgtaattCGTTTCATTTTTTGAccctaagtttgaccactcattttattcaaaaaaactTTGTGCAGACATtgccaaatttaaatttttcttgaagatcttgtattgataaagcaacctacaacaaaagaagtgatattttacaCAAATATTTGAATAAGACAAGCAGTCAAACTTAGGatgaaaaaagtcaaacgacttataatttgaaacggagggagtacatttgACCTAAGACAAAATTTCTAACCTCCTCCTATCGATATCTGCAGTTTTATAGACAAAGATTAAGATATGATACAACTTTATAACTTCGTTAGGACCTTTGGAGGAATGTACACATCATTGACGCTCGTTAAATATCAAACTCGACCAACAATTCGATCAGAAAATTATGAGTGCTATAGTATTTCTTGCATGCATATATTTATTCTGAATAATGCTAATTCCACATGTCCTCTTGAAAATAGTGCTATGTAGGAATTTGAGTATAAATAAAGGAGAAACACACCTTTTGATCCGAGGAGCAAAATACCAATCGGCTTGCTACCTCAGCTTCGGATGGGTCAAAGGCGCACCAGAGCATGCAAACTGACATAAAACTGCTAGGGCACTGCCCATGGGCTAGAGGGCCCTCCTGCAAGCCACCTGTCAAAGGGGAAGGTGGTTGGAGGCCACGTTGGGTCAGCCGAACCGAGACCCTGGCGCCTCCTTGCATGTGGTAGCTACTGCTGCTTGCACTCGTTTTACTGGTCGAGCACTGCCTTACCAACGCTATAAAAATGTGGGAGGGCTCCAAATGAAGATACACCATAAGTTGCTTATTCTCAAGTTTTTCTCTTGCTTTTGTCCATATATGCTAGTGGAGTTTAGACTAAAGTATCTCTTCTTCGGGTTCCCATGGTTCTTAGCAATATTCGGTATGGCTTTAGCTTTTACCTTCCTTCATAATTCTCAGATATACTTATTAATAGAAATTTTGTAGACTTATATACTcgcttggtttatattttacGTGTCAGATGTATGCTCCATGATTAGTTTATACTTGTATTATATACCTTGCATGATTAGACGAGTAATTCTAGAGTTATGGCATCGGTTTTAGTATTCGAATGTTTGCTCTGGTACGATGTTTGTCGATTCAGATGGTCAGGGCTCTGCGCGGGGTACAAGAGTATCACCTATTAATGCAGGCCTAGGTTAGTCAAGTGTTGCTGAATGTCACTTTAATTATCTCGTCTATCCTCCATAATTCTCCATGTTAGGCTATAGATAGGGGGTTGGAGGTCCATAAAGTAGCCGAATTGGCTTGTGGTTCCTCTGCGAGCCAAGTGCGGTGCTCCTGGTAGTTCCTAGGTTCCTAGAGCTGGGTACTTttcatgtgtatgtgtgtatgtgtaCAATATAAGTTCTATATCTGTATAGAAGTAC
This genomic interval from Panicum virgatum strain AP13 chromosome 8K, P.virgatum_v5, whole genome shotgun sequence contains the following:
- the LOC120644278 gene encoding probable beta-D-xylosidase 7, giving the protein MIGSSRARAMASSSGLRRGIDGSGMVAALLLSMALTAAAADPPFSCGASSAEAAQGYAFCDAALGPAARAADLVSRLTPAEKVAQLGDVAPGVPRLGVPAYKWWNEALHGLATSGKGLHFNAPGGVRTATSFPQVLLTAAAFDDGLWFRIGQAIGREARALFNIAQAEGLTMWSPNVNIFRDPRWGRGQETPGEDPAVASSYAAAFVRGIQGNGSSLLQTSACCKHATAYDLEDWGGVQRYSFVARVTAQDLEDTFNPPFRSCVVDGGATCVMCAYTAVNGVPSCADAGLLTGTVRGDWGLDGYVASDCDAVAIMRDAQRYAASPEDAVAVAIKAGLDIDCGAYVQQHATAAIQQGKLTEQDIDRALTNLFAVRMRLGHFDGDPRSNAYGGLGAADICTPEHRSLTLEAAQDGIVLLKNDGGLLPLDRSAVGSAAAIGPNADDGRALIANYFGPPCESTTPLKGLQSYVSNLRFLAGCSSAACDAAATDQAAALAGSADYVFLFMGLSQQQESEGKDRTSLLLPGMQQSLITAVADAAKRPVILVLLSGGPVDITFAQSNPKIGAILWAGYPGQAGGLAIARVLFGDHNPSGRLPVTWYPEEFTKVPMTDMRMRADPATGYPGRSYRFYQGKTVYKFGYGLSYSSFARKLVSRTNTPAFSTAVLTSLRETMAEEDGRSYHVDNIGTDGCEQLKFPATVEVQNHGPMGGKQSVLMFLRWPNATAGRPSSQLIGFRSQHLKAGEKANLRFDVSPCEHFSRVREDGKKVIDRGSHFLMVDNHEMEIRFEA